A stretch of the Apis mellifera strain DH4 unplaced genomic scaffold, Amel_HAv3.1 GroupUN_248, whole genome shotgun sequence genome encodes the following:
- the LOC102653753 gene encoding nibrin isoform X3 produces the protein MDEIDGAVLYDWLSICTHLTVSKAKLTEKVTCAMAYAIPIITMDYWDAVKIAIDNGQDLPEIENFVPPINESLINKQKLSLFPNIKRTKLFKDLIFMHFSTIQFKIYKKIIKMAGGTSHLYSKKNWSVEELCAPNIVVLQYSDNESTQLTQNVSSEYDLIYNTLRASKRKMVSEAEIPLAILHCSLQKYCNPAYKFGKLLKRLKPKCDSSKILNLDTQDIVSNVKILPKIISNVSINTDLSIEKSKHTIKIIPDSYNDLKSQELLSVDFNKQSIKEIKCNESQCIKETKNTSDDKIFMKTIDLNNQDTCMTRIISESSEDFNSQESSNEDFNNISVRELKCNEQCIEEKDIFNDTPIIDKNIKIMQSKQNIVNIPETNRNISESSSFLNILSKSTQHFSENLEIKKNENIQKFEESKDSVVNKKIKLNEVNSEKENFLRNSKLKEIKSNINNCQNSTQTLTDNKSDDIFEINNSKDENMEIQIINSPCKDHFHTDINDKNCKIVQTLEENRKRSKKTCKTFNENDIDEEFTISIRKKSCVENSNVELITINEEQNNSNTLTKFHSSFLRNRFHGKTFKKVYNLIPKKRITLDDMYVWNKCDITNI, from the exons ATGGATGAAATTGATGGTGCTGTTTTATATGATTGGTTAAGCATATGTACACATTTAACAGTATCAAAAGCTAAATTAACTGAAAAg GTTACTTGTGCTATGGCTTATGCAATACCAATAATAACTATGGATTATTGGGATGCAGTTAAAATTGCAATAGACAATGGTCAAGATCTtccagaaattgaaaattttgttccaCCAATTaatgaatcattaattaataaacaaaaattatctctttttccaaatataaagagaacaaaattatttaaagatttaatattcatgCATTTCAgtacaattcaatttaaaatatataaaaaaattataaaaatggcaG gTGGCACATCACATTTatactcaaaaaaaaattggtcaGTGGAAGAACTTTGTGCACCAAATATTGTTGTATTACAATATTCTGATAATGAATCAACACAATTAACACAAAATGTTTCATctgaatatgatttaatat ATAATACATTACGAGCAAGTAAACGTAAAATGGTATCAGAAGCTGAAATACCTTTAGCTATATTACACTGTTCcttacaaaaatattgcaatccAGCATATAAATTTGGGAagcttttaaaaagattaaaaccaAAATGTGATTcatctaaaattctaaatcttgATACACAAGATATAGTATCTAATGTGAAAATATtaccaaaaataatttctaatgttTCAATAAACACAGATTTATCTATTGAAAAATCTAaacatacaataaaaattattcctgaTTCGTATAATGATTTGAAAAGTCAAGAATTATTAAGtgtagattttaataaacaatctaTCAAAGAGATAAAATGTAATGAATCACAGtgcataaaagaaacaaaaaatacttctgatgataaaattttcatgaaaacaatagatttaaataaccAAGATACATGTATGACaagaattatttctgaatCATCAGAAGATTTCAATAGTCAAGAATCATCAAATgaggattttaataatatatctgtaAGAGAGTTAAAATGTAATGAACAAtgtatagaagaaaaagatatttttaatgatactccaataatagataaaaatataaaaataatgcaatctaaacaaaatatagttaatattcctgaaacaaatcgaaatatttccgaatcatcatcttttttaaatatattatcaaaaagtaCACAACATTTTAGTGAAAatttagagataaaaaaaaatgaaaatatacaaaaatttgaagaatccaAAGATTCagtagttaataaaaaaataaaattaaatgaagtaaattctgaaaaagaaaactttttaagaaattctaaattaaaagaaattaaatcaaatataaataattgtcaaaATTCTACCCAAACTCTTACAGATAATAAATCagatgatatatttgaaataaataattcaaaagatgaaaatatggaaatacaaattataaactcGCCATGCAAAGATCATTTTCATAcagatataaatgataaaaattgcaaaatagtACAAACATTAGAAGAAAATCGGAAAAGATCTAAGAAAACATGTAaaacatttaatgaaaatgatattgatgAAGAATTCACTATATCTATTAGAAAAAAGTCATGTgtagaaaattcaaatgtagaattaattacaatcaat gaaGAACAAAACAATTCTAATactttaacaaaatttcattcatcattTCTCCGAAATCGTTTCCAtggtaaaacatttaaaaag gtttataatttaatacctAAGAAAAGGATAACTTTAGATGATATGTATGTATGGAATAAATgtgatattacaaatatttaa
- the LOC102653753 gene encoding nibrin isoform X1: MWYLIDPDGDYIYLKVDREIIFGRKKGDIILKNDESISRLHASIRIKVKEVIREDKITSTCIITDLQSKYGTFIFREYEMIEVTQDGYNLQDKDKIRFGLQDNLFTVVYIPLITLVSTLNQDDRKKLERLMDEIDGAVLYDWLSICTHLTVSKAKLTEKVTCAMAYAIPIITMDYWDAVKIAIDNGQDLPEIENFVPPINESLINKQKLSLFPNIKRTKLFKDLIFMHFSTIQFKIYKKIIKMAGGTSHLYSKKNWSVEELCAPNIVVLQYSDNESTQLTQNVSSEYDLIYNTLRASKRKMVSEAEIPLAILHCSLQKYCNPAYKFGKLLKRLKPKCDSSKILNLDTQDIVSNVKILPKIISNVSINTDLSIEKSKHTIKIIPDSYNDLKSQELLSVDFNKQSIKEIKCNESQCIKETKNTSDDKIFMKTIDLNNQDTCMTRIISESSEDFNSQESSNEDFNNISVRELKCNEQCIEEKDIFNDTPIIDKNIKIMQSKQNIVNIPETNRNISESSSFLNILSKSTQHFSENLEIKKNENIQKFEESKDSVVNKKIKLNEVNSEKENFLRNSKLKEIKSNINNCQNSTQTLTDNKSDDIFEINNSKDENMEIQIINSPCKDHFHTDINDKNCKIVQTLEENRKRSKKTCKTFNENDIDEEFTISIRKKSCVENSNVELITINEEQNNSNTLTKFHSSFLRNRFHGKTFKKVYNLIPKKRITLDDMYVWNKCDITNI; the protein is encoded by the exons ATGTGGTATTTGATAGATCCAGatg gagattatatctatttaaaagtagatagagaaattatatttggtaGAAAGAAAGGTGatataatcttgaaaaatgaTGAATCAATCAGCAGATTACATGCTTCTATTCGCATCAAGGTTAAAGAAGTTATAagg gaAGATAAAATAACATCTACATGTATAATAACAGATTTACAATCAAAGTATGGTACATTTATTTTCCGTGAATATGAAATGATAGAAGTAACTCAAGATGGATATAATCTACAagacaaagataaaataagatttggtttgcaagataatttatttac ggTGGTATATATACCTTTAATAACATTGGTATCTACCTTAAATCaagatgatagaaaaaaacttGAACGTTTGATGGATGAAATTGATGGTGCTGTTTTATATGATTGGTTAAGCATATGTACACATTTAACAGTATCAAAAGCTAAATTAACTGAAAAg GTTACTTGTGCTATGGCTTATGCAATACCAATAATAACTATGGATTATTGGGATGCAGTTAAAATTGCAATAGACAATGGTCAAGATCTtccagaaattgaaaattttgttccaCCAATTaatgaatcattaattaataaacaaaaattatctctttttccaaatataaagagaacaaaattatttaaagatttaatattcatgCATTTCAgtacaattcaatttaaaatatataaaaaaattataaaaatggcaG gTGGCACATCACATTTatactcaaaaaaaaattggtcaGTGGAAGAACTTTGTGCACCAAATATTGTTGTATTACAATATTCTGATAATGAATCAACACAATTAACACAAAATGTTTCATctgaatatgatttaatat ATAATACATTACGAGCAAGTAAACGTAAAATGGTATCAGAAGCTGAAATACCTTTAGCTATATTACACTGTTCcttacaaaaatattgcaatccAGCATATAAATTTGGGAagcttttaaaaagattaaaaccaAAATGTGATTcatctaaaattctaaatcttgATACACAAGATATAGTATCTAATGTGAAAATATtaccaaaaataatttctaatgttTCAATAAACACAGATTTATCTATTGAAAAATCTAaacatacaataaaaattattcctgaTTCGTATAATGATTTGAAAAGTCAAGAATTATTAAGtgtagattttaataaacaatctaTCAAAGAGATAAAATGTAATGAATCACAGtgcataaaagaaacaaaaaatacttctgatgataaaattttcatgaaaacaatagatttaaataaccAAGATACATGTATGACaagaattatttctgaatCATCAGAAGATTTCAATAGTCAAGAATCATCAAATgaggattttaataatatatctgtaAGAGAGTTAAAATGTAATGAACAAtgtatagaagaaaaagatatttttaatgatactccaataatagataaaaatataaaaataatgcaatctaaacaaaatatagttaatattcctgaaacaaatcgaaatatttccgaatcatcatcttttttaaatatattatcaaaaagtaCACAACATTTTAGTGAAAatttagagataaaaaaaaatgaaaatatacaaaaatttgaagaatccaAAGATTCagtagttaataaaaaaataaaattaaatgaagtaaattctgaaaaagaaaactttttaagaaattctaaattaaaagaaattaaatcaaatataaataattgtcaaaATTCTACCCAAACTCTTACAGATAATAAATCagatgatatatttgaaataaataattcaaaagatgaaaatatggaaatacaaattataaactcGCCATGCAAAGATCATTTTCATAcagatataaatgataaaaattgcaaaatagtACAAACATTAGAAGAAAATCGGAAAAGATCTAAGAAAACATGTAaaacatttaatgaaaatgatattgatgAAGAATTCACTATATCTATTAGAAAAAAGTCATGTgtagaaaattcaaatgtagaattaattacaatcaat gaaGAACAAAACAATTCTAATactttaacaaaatttcattcatcattTCTCCGAAATCGTTTCCAtggtaaaacatttaaaaag gtttataatttaatacctAAGAAAAGGATAACTTTAGATGATATGTATGTATGGAATAAATgtgatattacaaatatttaa
- the LOC102653753 gene encoding nibrin isoform X2, giving the protein MWYLIDPDGDYIYLKVDREIIFGRKKGDIILKNDESISRLHASIRIKEDKITSTCIITDLQSKYGTFIFREYEMIEVTQDGYNLQDKDKIRFGLQDNLFTVVYIPLITLVSTLNQDDRKKLERLMDEIDGAVLYDWLSICTHLTVSKAKLTEKVTCAMAYAIPIITMDYWDAVKIAIDNGQDLPEIENFVPPINESLINKQKLSLFPNIKRTKLFKDLIFMHFSTIQFKIYKKIIKMAGGTSHLYSKKNWSVEELCAPNIVVLQYSDNESTQLTQNVSSEYDLIYNTLRASKRKMVSEAEIPLAILHCSLQKYCNPAYKFGKLLKRLKPKCDSSKILNLDTQDIVSNVKILPKIISNVSINTDLSIEKSKHTIKIIPDSYNDLKSQELLSVDFNKQSIKEIKCNESQCIKETKNTSDDKIFMKTIDLNNQDTCMTRIISESSEDFNSQESSNEDFNNISVRELKCNEQCIEEKDIFNDTPIIDKNIKIMQSKQNIVNIPETNRNISESSSFLNILSKSTQHFSENLEIKKNENIQKFEESKDSVVNKKIKLNEVNSEKENFLRNSKLKEIKSNINNCQNSTQTLTDNKSDDIFEINNSKDENMEIQIINSPCKDHFHTDINDKNCKIVQTLEENRKRSKKTCKTFNENDIDEEFTISIRKKSCVENSNVELITINEEQNNSNTLTKFHSSFLRNRFHGKTFKKVYNLIPKKRITLDDMYVWNKCDITNI; this is encoded by the exons ATGTGGTATTTGATAGATCCAGatg gagattatatctatttaaaagtagatagagaaattatatttggtaGAAAGAAAGGTGatataatcttgaaaaatgaTGAATCAATCAGCAGATTACATGCTTCTATTCGCATCAAG gaAGATAAAATAACATCTACATGTATAATAACAGATTTACAATCAAAGTATGGTACATTTATTTTCCGTGAATATGAAATGATAGAAGTAACTCAAGATGGATATAATCTACAagacaaagataaaataagatttggtttgcaagataatttatttac ggTGGTATATATACCTTTAATAACATTGGTATCTACCTTAAATCaagatgatagaaaaaaacttGAACGTTTGATGGATGAAATTGATGGTGCTGTTTTATATGATTGGTTAAGCATATGTACACATTTAACAGTATCAAAAGCTAAATTAACTGAAAAg GTTACTTGTGCTATGGCTTATGCAATACCAATAATAACTATGGATTATTGGGATGCAGTTAAAATTGCAATAGACAATGGTCAAGATCTtccagaaattgaaaattttgttccaCCAATTaatgaatcattaattaataaacaaaaattatctctttttccaaatataaagagaacaaaattatttaaagatttaatattcatgCATTTCAgtacaattcaatttaaaatatataaaaaaattataaaaatggcaG gTGGCACATCACATTTatactcaaaaaaaaattggtcaGTGGAAGAACTTTGTGCACCAAATATTGTTGTATTACAATATTCTGATAATGAATCAACACAATTAACACAAAATGTTTCATctgaatatgatttaatat ATAATACATTACGAGCAAGTAAACGTAAAATGGTATCAGAAGCTGAAATACCTTTAGCTATATTACACTGTTCcttacaaaaatattgcaatccAGCATATAAATTTGGGAagcttttaaaaagattaaaaccaAAATGTGATTcatctaaaattctaaatcttgATACACAAGATATAGTATCTAATGTGAAAATATtaccaaaaataatttctaatgttTCAATAAACACAGATTTATCTATTGAAAAATCTAaacatacaataaaaattattcctgaTTCGTATAATGATTTGAAAAGTCAAGAATTATTAAGtgtagattttaataaacaatctaTCAAAGAGATAAAATGTAATGAATCACAGtgcataaaagaaacaaaaaatacttctgatgataaaattttcatgaaaacaatagatttaaataaccAAGATACATGTATGACaagaattatttctgaatCATCAGAAGATTTCAATAGTCAAGAATCATCAAATgaggattttaataatatatctgtaAGAGAGTTAAAATGTAATGAACAAtgtatagaagaaaaagatatttttaatgatactccaataatagataaaaatataaaaataatgcaatctaaacaaaatatagttaatattcctgaaacaaatcgaaatatttccgaatcatcatcttttttaaatatattatcaaaaagtaCACAACATTTTAGTGAAAatttagagataaaaaaaaatgaaaatatacaaaaatttgaagaatccaAAGATTCagtagttaataaaaaaataaaattaaatgaagtaaattctgaaaaagaaaactttttaagaaattctaaattaaaagaaattaaatcaaatataaataattgtcaaaATTCTACCCAAACTCTTACAGATAATAAATCagatgatatatttgaaataaataattcaaaagatgaaaatatggaaatacaaattataaactcGCCATGCAAAGATCATTTTCATAcagatataaatgataaaaattgcaaaatagtACAAACATTAGAAGAAAATCGGAAAAGATCTAAGAAAACATGTAaaacatttaatgaaaatgatattgatgAAGAATTCACTATATCTATTAGAAAAAAGTCATGTgtagaaaattcaaatgtagaattaattacaatcaat gaaGAACAAAACAATTCTAATactttaacaaaatttcattcatcattTCTCCGAAATCGTTTCCAtggtaaaacatttaaaaag gtttataatttaatacctAAGAAAAGGATAACTTTAGATGATATGTATGTATGGAATAAATgtgatattacaaatatttaa